A genomic segment from Streptomyces sp. NBC_01233 encodes:
- a CDS encoding DinB family protein, producing the protein MTRIDDTPPAWDERTQLTTFLDYTRDTARAKCEGVSAENARKALLSGSPLMTMSGVINHLRWVEYYWFQVVFLGEEDRGPWTEEDPDREMRIAVDFPLTQLLDEYAEQSACYRELVAGNGLDDQAKRAVRNGLHVDLRWILLHLTEETARHNGHLDILREMLDGTTGD; encoded by the coding sequence ATGACCAGAATCGACGACACACCTCCCGCGTGGGACGAGCGCACCCAGCTCACCACGTTCCTCGACTACACACGTGACACCGCCCGCGCCAAGTGCGAGGGCGTCTCCGCAGAGAACGCTCGCAAGGCGCTCCTGTCGGGCTCACCGCTGATGACCATGAGCGGAGTGATCAACCACCTCCGCTGGGTCGAGTACTACTGGTTCCAGGTGGTCTTCCTCGGCGAGGAAGACCGGGGCCCCTGGACCGAGGAGGACCCCGACCGCGAGATGCGTATCGCCGTCGACTTCCCACTCACGCAGTTGCTCGACGAATACGCCGAACAGAGCGCCTGCTACCGCGAACTGGTCGCCGGGAACGGCCTGGACGACCAGGCCAAGCGAGCCGTCCGCAACGGCCTCCACGTCGACCTGCGCTGGATCCTCCTCCACCTCACCGAGGAAACAGCCCGCCACAACGGCCACCTGGACATCCTGCGCGAGATGCTCGACGGCACGACCGGCGACTAG
- a CDS encoding Mu transposase C-terminal domain-containing protein codes for MSRSVLPHRRLLSLDERLEHAAARPVIVPETIVCDHGKVFISNNFRASCRYLGINLQPAHKATPTDKGTIEKTLGSVATLFAQFVAGYTGSNPDRRGRKLGDGPLWSLPELQNLLDEWIIAVWQTRPHDGLRDPDAPKRAFSPNEKYAMLLRSCGYVPVPLNGEDYIELLPERWQAINSYGIRIKHRTYDDMELGPLRRQHSGVVEKKGLWEIHHDPYDISRIWVRDRQHDRWITVFWKHLRRVGVPFGELAWDHACEQVPGGTEEQIADAAATLLRRAHDGPAPKTGPAAKRSRRVAARTRATVSERSAPDPPVAEDAQEHQADTELAEVIPLGLFDPLANPWRRT; via the coding sequence ATGTCCCGTTCGGTGCTGCCGCACCGGCGGTTGCTGAGCTTGGACGAGCGCCTGGAGCACGCGGCAGCACGGCCGGTGATCGTTCCGGAGACGATCGTCTGCGACCACGGCAAGGTGTTCATCTCGAACAACTTCCGTGCCTCCTGCCGATATCTGGGCATCAATCTGCAACCGGCCCACAAGGCGACGCCGACCGACAAGGGAACGATCGAGAAGACTCTGGGCTCGGTGGCCACGCTGTTCGCCCAGTTCGTCGCGGGTTACACCGGCTCGAACCCGGACCGCCGTGGCCGGAAGCTGGGAGACGGGCCCTTGTGGTCGCTGCCCGAACTCCAGAATCTTCTCGACGAGTGGATCATCGCCGTCTGGCAGACGAGACCACATGACGGGCTGCGCGACCCGGACGCTCCGAAGCGGGCGTTCTCGCCGAACGAGAAGTACGCGATGTTGCTGCGGTCCTGCGGCTACGTCCCGGTCCCGCTGAACGGCGAGGACTACATCGAGCTGTTGCCTGAGCGCTGGCAGGCGATCAACAGCTACGGCATCCGGATCAAACACCGCACCTACGACGATATGGAGTTGGGCCCTCTGCGCCGCCAGCATTCCGGGGTGGTGGAGAAGAAGGGGTTGTGGGAGATCCACCATGATCCCTACGACATCTCCCGGATCTGGGTACGCGACCGCCAGCACGATCGGTGGATCACAGTGTTCTGGAAGCACCTGCGCCGCGTCGGCGTCCCGTTCGGAGAGCTGGCCTGGGACCACGCCTGCGAACAGGTCCCCGGCGGCACCGAGGAACAGATCGCGGACGCCGCTGCAACCCTGCTGCGACGGGCTCATGACGGCCCCGCTCCGAAGACGGGCCCCGCGGCCAAGCGGTCCCGGCGCGTCGCCGCTCGGACCCGGGCCACCGTCTCCGAGCGGTCGGCCCCCGATCCGCCCGTCGCCGAGGACGCTCAGGAACACCAGGCGGACACCGAGCTGGCCGAGGTCATCCCGCTGGGCCTGTTCGACCCGCTCGCGAACCCCTGGAGGCGCACGTGA
- a CDS encoding TnsA-like heteromeric transposase endonuclease subunit: MDALGGDWVAVLAGVDLAETYVELSYVDAVRQRRRRPLLDCVTARFEDTPPVRPFRWSRGERHFSGWYWSATTGQHVGFESWLERDRLVLMDSDPGVVGIASQPFWLHWHDGKRERRHAPDYFVRRADGSAVVIDVRADERIEPKDAEAFEVTQFACAQAGWGFERVGVPEAVLAANVRWLSRYRHPRCLHRTAVDRLREVFATPRPLLDGADAAGDRLAMLPALFHLLWIQELAAADLSVELMGPRTVVGLTSRGVG; this comes from the coding sequence ATGGACGCACTGGGGGGGGACTGGGTGGCTGTGCTGGCTGGAGTGGATCTTGCGGAGACGTACGTCGAGCTGTCGTACGTGGACGCTGTACGCCAGCGGCGACGGCGTCCACTGCTGGACTGTGTGACGGCCCGCTTTGAGGACACACCGCCCGTACGGCCGTTTCGGTGGTCTCGTGGTGAGCGTCACTTCTCCGGCTGGTACTGGTCAGCGACGACCGGGCAGCACGTCGGCTTCGAGTCCTGGCTGGAACGGGACCGGCTTGTGCTCATGGACTCCGATCCCGGCGTCGTGGGGATCGCCTCGCAGCCGTTCTGGCTGCACTGGCACGACGGCAAGCGGGAGCGTCGGCACGCCCCGGACTACTTCGTACGCCGCGCGGACGGCTCGGCAGTGGTCATAGACGTCCGCGCGGATGAGCGGATCGAGCCCAAGGACGCGGAGGCGTTCGAGGTGACCCAGTTCGCCTGTGCTCAGGCGGGGTGGGGATTCGAGCGGGTCGGGGTGCCGGAGGCGGTGCTGGCGGCGAATGTCCGGTGGCTGTCACGTTACCGGCACCCGCGGTGCCTGCACCGCACGGCCGTGGACCGGCTGCGCGAGGTCTTCGCGACTCCGAGGCCGCTGCTGGACGGGGCGGATGCGGCCGGTGACCGGCTCGCGATGCTGCCGGCCCTGTTCCATCTCCTCTGGATTCAGGAGCTGGCCGCTGCGGATCTGTCGGTCGAGCTGATGGGACCGCGCACGGTCGTGGGCCTGACCAGCAGGGGTGTCGGGTGA
- a CDS encoding calcium:proton antiporter: MSTATRRSALTDWTLVVPLVALVALVLSWGRDLPALGVVLVALCLAGAVLAAVHHAEVVALRVGEPFGSLVLAVAVTVIEVALIVTLMADGGDKTASLAGDTVFAAVMITCNGIVGLSLFVRALRNRVAVFNPEGSGAALATVATLAVLSLVLPTFTTSKPGPEFSTAQLAFAAVASLALYGLFVAVQTVRHRDYFLPVETERPADEPGGRGGQGGQDVNEDHAAPPTARAALISLGLLLVALVAVVGDAKAVSPTIEKGVADAGLPNAVVGVIIALLVLLPETLAAVRAARRGRVQTSLNLACGSAIASIGLTIPAIALASIWLSGPLLLGLGPVHMVLLALTVVVSALTIAPGRATLLQGGVHIVLLAAYLFLAVSP, from the coding sequence ATGAGTACGGCTACCCGCAGATCTGCCCTGACCGACTGGACCCTCGTGGTCCCCCTGGTGGCGCTCGTCGCACTCGTCCTCAGCTGGGGACGCGACCTGCCCGCGCTCGGGGTGGTGCTGGTCGCGCTCTGCCTCGCGGGAGCGGTGCTGGCGGCCGTCCACCACGCCGAGGTCGTCGCCCTCCGGGTCGGGGAACCCTTCGGCTCCCTCGTGCTCGCCGTCGCGGTCACCGTCATCGAAGTGGCCCTCATCGTCACCCTGATGGCCGACGGCGGGGACAAGACCGCCTCGCTCGCCGGGGACACCGTCTTCGCCGCCGTCATGATCACCTGTAACGGCATCGTCGGCCTGTCCCTGTTCGTCAGAGCCCTGCGCAACAGGGTCGCGGTCTTCAACCCCGAGGGTTCCGGCGCGGCGCTCGCCACCGTCGCGACCCTCGCCGTCCTCAGCCTGGTGCTGCCGACCTTCACCACGAGCAAGCCCGGCCCGGAGTTCTCCACCGCCCAGCTGGCCTTCGCCGCCGTCGCCTCGCTCGCCCTCTACGGCCTGTTCGTCGCCGTCCAGACCGTCCGCCACCGGGACTACTTCCTGCCCGTGGAAACCGAGCGGCCGGCCGACGAGCCCGGCGGCCGAGGCGGCCAGGGCGGCCAAGACGTAAACGAGGACCACGCGGCCCCGCCCACCGCCCGCGCCGCCCTGATCAGCCTCGGCCTGCTGCTGGTCGCACTCGTCGCGGTGGTCGGCGACGCCAAGGCCGTCTCCCCGACCATCGAGAAGGGCGTCGCCGACGCCGGCCTGCCCAACGCCGTCGTCGGCGTGATCATCGCCCTGCTCGTCCTGCTGCCCGAGACCCTGGCCGCCGTCCGCGCCGCCCGCCGCGGCCGCGTCCAGACCAGCCTCAACCTGGCCTGCGGCTCCGCCATCGCCAGCATCGGCCTGACCATCCCGGCCATCGCCCTGGCCTCGATCTGGCTCTCCGGCCCGCTCTTGCTCGGCCTCGGTCCGGTCCACATGGTGCTGCTCGCCCTGACCGTCGTGGTCAGCGCCCTCACCATCGCCCCCGGCCGCGCCACCCTGCTCCAGGGCGGTGTGCACATCGTGCTGCTGGCCGCGTACCTCTTCCTGGCCGTCAGCCCCTGA
- a CDS encoding penicillin acylase family protein translates to MQLSTRPILRRVALAGAALLAATAAMPQASAATGDRLPAGGGLSAVIRYTENGIPHILARDYAQLGFGTGWAQAADQVCVLADGFVTVAGERSRWFGPDAAPDGSLSSATRNLSSDLYFKGVRESGSVEKLLATPAPAGPTKDLKELMRGWAAGYNAWLARNRISDPACRGAAWVRPVTTTDVAARGFAVSVLGGQGRGIDGITAARPPGAQPPAAAAPGAQAEARGPAAEPDPATAAEAAREFFEAGRYDMGSNAVAFAGSTMASGSGLLLGNPHYPWQGGRRFWQSQQTIPGELNVSGGSLLGTTVVNIGFNEKVAWSHTVATGTPVSLHQLTLDPADPTAYLVDGKPERMTRRSVTVPVSGGDPVTRIQWWTRYGPVVSHLGPGLPLPWTAGTAYALNDPNAANLRGSDTALAMGKARSVAGIQDALARTQGLPWVNTVAADSAGGTLFTQSQVVPRITDELAARCSTPLGRAMYPASGLAVLDGSRTDCALGSDPDAVQPGVFGPAKAPTLRDAPYAENSNDSAWLAHAERPLTGYEQVWGNVATPRSMRTRGAIEDVSAMAARGRLTVSDLQKQQFANRVPAGDLAAADAAKACAALPGGTATGSDGSTVDVSAACPVLAGWDRTTDSSSRGALLFDRFWPRLTTSTAAKDLWLVPFSAADPVRTPRTLNQAAPGLGRALADAVAELRAAGIALDAPLGEHQFVVRGGRKLPVGGGTEALGVWNKIEAPWNAAAGGYPEVTHGSSHIQAVGWDRGHCPVARTLLTYGQSSNPGSPYSADQTRLFSQERWVTARFCERDILTSPQLKVVWARERR, encoded by the coding sequence TTGCAGCTCAGCACCCGTCCGATACTCCGCCGCGTCGCCCTCGCCGGCGCCGCGCTGCTCGCCGCGACGGCCGCGATGCCGCAGGCCTCGGCGGCGACCGGTGACCGGTTACCGGCCGGCGGCGGTCTGTCCGCCGTCATCCGGTACACCGAGAACGGCATCCCCCACATCCTCGCCCGCGATTACGCCCAGCTCGGCTTCGGCACCGGCTGGGCTCAGGCGGCCGACCAGGTCTGTGTCCTCGCCGACGGGTTCGTGACCGTCGCCGGTGAGCGTTCGCGCTGGTTCGGGCCCGACGCCGCACCCGACGGATCCCTCTCCTCCGCGACCCGGAACCTCTCCAGCGATCTGTACTTCAAGGGCGTCCGCGAGTCCGGCTCGGTGGAGAAGCTGCTGGCGACCCCCGCCCCGGCCGGTCCCACGAAGGACCTCAAGGAGCTGATGCGCGGCTGGGCCGCCGGGTACAACGCCTGGCTCGCCCGGAACAGGATCAGCGACCCCGCCTGCAGGGGCGCCGCCTGGGTCCGCCCGGTCACCACCACCGACGTGGCCGCCCGCGGCTTCGCGGTCTCCGTCCTCGGCGGCCAGGGGCGTGGCATCGACGGCATCACGGCCGCCCGGCCACCGGGTGCACAGCCACCCGCCGCAGCGGCGCCCGGCGCGCAGGCGGAGGCCCGTGGCCCGGCCGCCGAGCCCGATCCGGCGACGGCGGCCGAGGCGGCGCGCGAGTTCTTCGAGGCCGGCCGGTACGACATGGGCTCCAACGCGGTGGCCTTCGCCGGTTCCACCATGGCGAGCGGCAGCGGGCTGCTGCTCGGCAACCCGCACTATCCGTGGCAGGGCGGGCGCCGCTTCTGGCAGTCGCAGCAGACCATCCCGGGCGAGCTGAACGTCTCGGGCGGCTCCCTCCTCGGCACCACCGTGGTCAACATCGGCTTCAACGAGAAGGTGGCGTGGAGCCACACCGTGGCCACCGGCACGCCCGTCAGCCTGCACCAGCTCACCCTCGACCCGGCCGACCCGACCGCCTACCTGGTCGACGGCAAGCCGGAGAGGATGACCCGGCGGTCCGTCACCGTCCCGGTGTCCGGCGGTGATCCGGTCACCCGTATCCAGTGGTGGACGCGCTACGGACCGGTCGTCTCGCACCTCGGCCCGGGCCTGCCGCTGCCCTGGACGGCCGGCACGGCGTATGCCCTGAACGATCCCAACGCGGCGAACCTGCGCGGCTCCGACACCGCCCTGGCGATGGGCAAGGCCCGCTCGGTCGCCGGGATCCAGGACGCGCTGGCCCGCACGCAGGGCCTGCCCTGGGTCAACACCGTGGCCGCCGACTCCGCGGGCGGCACCCTCTTCACCCAGTCCCAGGTGGTCCCGCGGATCACCGACGAGCTCGCGGCCCGCTGCTCCACGCCGCTGGGCCGGGCCATGTACCCGGCCTCGGGGCTGGCGGTGCTGGACGGCTCGCGCACGGACTGCGCGCTCGGCTCGGATCCGGACGCGGTGCAGCCGGGCGTGTTCGGCCCCGCGAAGGCGCCGACGCTGCGCGACGCCCCGTACGCCGAGAACTCCAACGACAGCGCCTGGCTGGCCCATGCGGAGCGGCCGCTGACCGGCTACGAGCAGGTCTGGGGCAACGTCGCCACCCCGCGCTCGATGCGCACGCGCGGCGCGATCGAGGACGTCTCGGCGATGGCCGCGAGGGGTCGGCTGACCGTGTCCGACCTGCAGAAGCAGCAGTTCGCCAACCGGGTCCCGGCCGGTGATCTCGCGGCGGCCGACGCGGCGAAGGCCTGCGCCGCGCTGCCCGGCGGCACGGCCACCGGCAGCGACGGGAGCACGGTGGACGTCTCGGCCGCCTGCCCGGTCCTGGCGGGCTGGGACCGTACGACCGACAGCTCCAGCCGCGGCGCGCTCCTCTTCGACCGGTTCTGGCCCAGGCTGACGACTTCGACCGCGGCCAAGGACCTGTGGCTGGTGCCCTTCTCGGCGGCCGATCCCGTACGCACCCCCCGTACGCTCAACCAGGCGGCGCCCGGCCTCGGGCGGGCGCTCGCGGACGCCGTGGCCGAGCTGAGGGCCGCCGGAATCGCTCTGGACGCCCCGCTGGGCGAGCACCAGTTCGTGGTGCGGGGCGGGCGGAAGCTGCCGGTGGGCGGCGGTACGGAGGCGCTCGGCGTCTGGAACAAGATCGAGGCACCGTGGAACGCGGCGGCCGGCGGCTACCCGGAGGTCACGCACGGCTCCAGCCACATCCAGGCGGTCGGCTGGGACCGCGGCCACTGCCCGGTGGCGCGCACCCTGTTGACGTACGGCCAGTCCTCGAACCCCGGCTCGCCGTACTCCGCGGACCAGACCCGGCTGTTCTCCCAGGAGCGGTGGGTCACGGCGCGCTTCTGCGAGCGGGACATCCTCACCTCGCCGCAGCTGAAGGTGGTCTGGGCCCGCGAGCGGCGGTGA
- a CDS encoding fatty acyl-CoA synthetase — protein sequence MTASRAGRAEQAGSAERAVQEGRAGQTVRCNTVDGLVRDTARRVPDRLAVRYRDRNWTYAELDAAVTTGAAVLRERYGLAEGDRVATFAHNCDAYLLAFLACARAGLIHVPVNQNLTGEDLAHILDDSASALVLADPDLAGRVPGGHPVRALRDAPGSFLAELAEPLSFEDDADPGRLAQLLYTSGTTALPKGAKMTHRALAHEYESAIEALDLAEEDRPVHSLPLYHSAQMHVFLLPYLAVGARNTILDAPVAEQVFDLVEAGEADSLFAPPTVWIGLANHPEFAVRELGALRKAYYGASIMPVPVLERLRERLPGLGFYNCFGQSEIGPLATVLGPDEHEGRMDSCGRPVRHVEAKVVDEDGKDVPDGTPGEVVYRSPQLCLGYWNDPVATEKAFRDGWFRSGDLAVRDAQGYFTVVDRVKDVINSGGVLVASRQVEDVLYTHPGVAEAAVVGLPDERWIEAVTAVVVPRGEVTEADLMTYAREKLAHFKAPKRVLFVDALPRNASGKILKRELRDRFGETSAS from the coding sequence ATGACGGCATCGCGAGCGGGGCGGGCGGAGCAGGCAGGGTCGGCGGAGCGAGCCGTGCAGGAAGGGCGGGCGGGGCAGACCGTGCGGTGCAACACGGTCGACGGGCTGGTGCGCGACACCGCGCGACGGGTTCCCGACCGCCTCGCCGTCCGCTACCGCGACCGGAACTGGACGTACGCGGAACTCGATGCGGCCGTCACCACCGGCGCCGCCGTCCTGCGGGAGCGGTACGGGCTGGCCGAGGGCGACCGCGTCGCCACCTTCGCCCACAACTGCGACGCCTATCTCCTCGCCTTCCTCGCCTGCGCCCGGGCCGGGCTCATCCACGTCCCGGTGAACCAGAACCTCACCGGCGAGGACCTCGCCCACATCCTGGACGACTCGGCGAGCGCCCTGGTCCTCGCCGACCCGGACCTGGCCGGGCGGGTCCCCGGCGGACATCCCGTACGGGCGCTGCGCGACGCCCCCGGCTCCTTCCTCGCGGAACTGGCCGAGCCGCTGTCCTTTGAAGACGACGCGGACCCGGGCCGGCTGGCGCAGCTGCTCTACACCTCGGGGACCACCGCCCTGCCCAAGGGCGCGAAGATGACCCACCGGGCCCTCGCCCACGAGTACGAGAGCGCGATCGAGGCGCTGGACCTGGCCGAGGAGGACCGGCCGGTGCACTCGCTGCCGCTGTACCACTCGGCGCAGATGCACGTCTTCCTGCTCCCGTACCTCGCGGTGGGGGCGCGCAACACCATCCTGGACGCGCCGGTCGCGGAGCAGGTCTTCGACCTGGTGGAGGCGGGGGAGGCGGACAGCCTCTTCGCCCCGCCCACCGTGTGGATCGGCCTGGCCAACCACCCGGAGTTCGCGGTGCGTGAGCTGGGCGCGCTGAGGAAGGCGTACTACGGGGCCTCGATCATGCCGGTTCCGGTCCTGGAACGGCTGCGCGAGCGGCTGCCCGGCCTCGGCTTCTACAACTGCTTCGGCCAGAGCGAGATCGGCCCGCTGGCCACCGTGCTCGGGCCGGACGAACACGAGGGGCGGATGGACTCCTGCGGACGGCCGGTGCGCCACGTCGAGGCGAAGGTCGTCGACGAGGACGGCAAGGACGTGCCGGACGGAACGCCGGGCGAGGTGGTCTACCGCTCGCCACAGCTGTGCCTCGGCTACTGGAACGACCCGGTGGCCACGGAGAAGGCCTTCCGGGACGGCTGGTTCCGCTCGGGCGACCTCGCGGTGCGCGATGCGCAGGGGTACTTCACGGTCGTGGACCGGGTGAAGGACGTCATCAACTCGGGCGGGGTGCTGGTCGCCTCGCGCCAGGTGGAGGACGTGCTCTACACCCATCCGGGGGTGGCGGAGGCGGCGGTGGTCGGGCTCCCGGACGAGCGGTGGATCGAGGCGGTCACGGCGGTCGTGGTTCCGCGCGGGGAAGTGACCGAGGCGGACCTGATGACGTACGCACGGGAGAAGCTCGCCCACTTCAAGGCCCCGAAGCGGGTGCTCTTCGTGGACGCCCTCCCGCGCAACGCCAGCGGCAAGATCCTCAAGCGGGAACTCCGCGACCGCTTCGGAGAAACCTCCGCCTCCTAG
- a CDS encoding YhjD/YihY/BrkB family envelope integrity protein: MTSIFRQLHDRLQGSHIGLAWSRGREMELMHRAMGFAALGFLTLVPLLVVVAAAAPGSGSGFGRWLGQALGVAPSSRARVEMLFSAADLALERTTAFGLAALAVFGLTFGSAVQTGYEKVWDLPTARWHTMWRHVVWLALLVCYLALLVEIPAPSNDVIGTILGTVGDLLGTCLFFVASQRLLLGGRVRWRALVPGAVATSLGLLGLRIFSQLVFSPLIASNAVTYGPFGTLLVVQSWLVGVGFVVYGGALVGRLVHEHLTLRRLRHSGLLPPEAFPPHAPHPHWPRPPH, encoded by the coding sequence GTGACCTCGATCTTCCGGCAGCTTCACGACCGGCTCCAGGGCTCCCACATCGGGCTGGCCTGGAGCCGGGGCCGGGAGATGGAGCTGATGCACCGGGCGATGGGCTTCGCGGCCCTCGGGTTCCTCACCCTGGTGCCTCTGCTGGTCGTCGTCGCGGCCGCCGCACCCGGCAGCGGTTCCGGCTTCGGCCGGTGGCTCGGCCAGGCCCTCGGGGTGGCGCCGTCCTCGCGGGCCCGGGTCGAGATGCTGTTCAGCGCCGCGGACCTGGCGCTGGAGCGGACCACCGCCTTCGGTCTGGCAGCGCTCGCCGTGTTCGGCCTGACCTTCGGTTCGGCCGTGCAGACCGGGTACGAGAAGGTCTGGGACCTGCCGACCGCGCGCTGGCACACCATGTGGCGGCACGTCGTCTGGCTCGCCCTGCTGGTCTGCTACCTCGCCCTGCTCGTCGAGATCCCCGCACCCTCGAACGACGTCATCGGCACGATCCTCGGCACGGTGGGCGACCTCCTCGGCACCTGCCTGTTCTTCGTCGCCTCCCAGCGCCTGCTGCTCGGCGGCCGGGTCCGCTGGCGGGCCCTGGTGCCGGGAGCGGTGGCGACCAGCCTCGGCCTGCTGGGGCTGCGGATCTTCTCGCAGCTGGTGTTCTCCCCGCTCATCGCTTCCAACGCGGTGACGTACGGCCCCTTCGGCACCCTGCTGGTCGTCCAGTCCTGGCTGGTCGGCGTCGGCTTCGTGGTCTACGGCGGCGCACTCGTCGGCCGCCTCGTCCACGAACACCTCACCCTGCGGCGCCTGCGCCACAGCGGACTCCTGCCCCCCGAAGCCTTCCCGCCCCACGCCCCGCACCCCCACTGGCCGCGCCCGCCGCACTGA
- the paaK gene encoding phenylacetate--CoA ligase PaaK: MAVHADLHDEGERLSRDELAALQLTRLRATLHRAYENVPFYRQAFDKAGVHPDDCRSLADLALFPFTAKADLRDQYPFGMFAVPRSEVRRIHASSGTTGRPTVVGYTDGDLATWADVVARSIRAAGGRPGQIVHIAYGYGLFTGGLGAHYGAERLGCTVVPASGGMTDRQVRLIEDFRPEVIMVTPSYMLTLLDEMERQGIDPRATSLRTGIFGAEPWTEEMRREIEERLGIDAVDIYGLSEVMGPGVAQEFASHKDGLHIWEDHFYPEVVDPLTGAVLPEGEQGELVFTSLTKEAMPVIRYRTRDLTRLLPGTARPAFRRMEKITGRSDDMIILRGVNLYPTQIEEILLRTSGLAPHFQLRLTREGRMDALTVRVEARRETDTEARAAAAARVVRSVKEGIGVSVRVEVVDPETLERSVGKIKRLVDLRSAGEVADTRPDG, from the coding sequence ATGGCGGTGCACGCGGATCTCCACGACGAAGGCGAGCGGCTGAGCCGCGACGAGCTGGCCGCCCTCCAGCTGACGCGGCTGCGCGCGACCCTGCACCGCGCCTACGAAAACGTGCCGTTCTACCGGCAGGCCTTCGACAAGGCGGGCGTCCATCCGGACGACTGCCGCTCGCTCGCCGATCTCGCCCTGTTCCCCTTCACCGCCAAGGCCGATCTGCGCGACCAGTACCCCTTCGGGATGTTCGCCGTGCCCCGCTCCGAGGTGCGCCGCATCCACGCCTCCAGCGGCACCACCGGGCGCCCCACGGTCGTGGGGTACACCGACGGGGACCTCGCCACCTGGGCCGATGTCGTCGCCCGGTCCATACGTGCGGCGGGCGGCCGGCCCGGCCAGATCGTCCACATCGCCTACGGCTACGGACTGTTTACCGGCGGCCTCGGCGCGCACTACGGTGCGGAGCGTCTCGGCTGTACGGTCGTGCCCGCCTCGGGCGGGATGACGGACCGCCAGGTCCGGCTCATCGAGGACTTCCGGCCGGAGGTCATCATGGTCACCCCGTCCTACATGCTGACCCTGCTCGACGAGATGGAGCGCCAGGGCATCGATCCCCGCGCCACCTCTCTGCGCACCGGCATCTTCGGCGCGGAGCCGTGGACCGAGGAGATGCGCCGGGAGATCGAGGAGCGGCTCGGCATAGACGCGGTGGACATCTACGGCCTGTCCGAGGTCATGGGCCCGGGCGTGGCGCAGGAGTTCGCCTCGCACAAGGACGGCCTGCACATCTGGGAGGACCACTTCTACCCGGAGGTGGTCGATCCGCTGACGGGCGCGGTCCTGCCGGAGGGGGAGCAGGGCGAGCTGGTGTTCACCTCGCTCACCAAGGAGGCCATGCCCGTCATCCGCTACCGCACCCGGGATCTGACACGGCTGCTGCCCGGCACGGCCCGGCCCGCGTTCCGCCGGATGGAGAAGATCACAGGCCGCAGCGATGACATGATCATCCTGCGTGGGGTGAACCTGTACCCGACCCAGATCGAGGAGATACTTCTGCGGACGTCCGGCCTGGCGCCGCACTTCCAGCTGCGGCTGACCCGGGAAGGACGGATGGACGCCCTGACGGTACGGGTGGAGGCCCGCAGGGAGACGGACACGGAGGCACGGGCGGCCGCGGCCGCCCGGGTCGTCCGGTCCGTCAAGGAGGGGATCGGGGTCTCCGTCCGGGTCGAGGTCGTCGACCCGGAGACCCTGGAGCGTTCGGTGGGGAAGATCAAGAGGCTGGTGGACCTCCGCAGTGCGGGGGAAGTGGCAGACACGCGTCCGGACGGCTGA
- a CDS encoding alpha/beta fold hydrolase: MPTFTTYDGTELAYHLQGEGAPLICLPGGAMRASEYLGDLGGLAAGRRLILLDLRGTGDSAIPADESTYRVDHQVADVEALRTHLGLDRMDLLAHSAGGNLAQLYAAAHPQRLRRTVLVTPTAWAVDLPVTPEQRLEGARLRAGTEPYDTAIEAYGRILAGDGRGEADWDLAAPLFYGRWDETARAHCAANGRQQNEKAADAYAGPGAFDPPATREGLRQLTGEVLVLAGELDGNPRPALAARLAALFPAGSLDVQAGAGHFPWLDDAWFAARVERFLTSGT; this comes from the coding sequence ATGCCTACCTTCACCACCTACGACGGAACCGAGCTCGCCTATCACCTGCAAGGCGAGGGCGCACCGCTGATCTGCCTCCCGGGCGGCGCCATGCGGGCCTCCGAATACCTGGGCGACCTCGGCGGACTGGCCGCCGGCCGCCGTCTCATCCTGCTTGACCTGCGCGGTACGGGCGACTCCGCGATACCGGCGGACGAGTCGACGTACCGCGTCGACCACCAGGTCGCCGACGTCGAGGCACTCCGGACACACCTCGGCCTGGACCGCATGGACCTCCTCGCCCACTCGGCCGGCGGCAACCTCGCCCAGCTCTACGCGGCCGCGCACCCGCAGCGGCTGCGCCGGACCGTCCTGGTCACGCCGACCGCGTGGGCGGTGGACCTCCCGGTCACCCCGGAGCAGCGGCTGGAGGGGGCCCGGCTGCGCGCGGGAACCGAGCCGTACGACACGGCCATCGAGGCCTACGGGCGCATCCTCGCGGGCGACGGCCGTGGCGAGGCGGACTGGGACCTGGCCGCGCCGCTGTTCTACGGGCGCTGGGACGAGACGGCCCGGGCTCACTGCGCGGCGAACGGACGGCAGCAGAACGAGAAGGCCGCCGACGCCTACGCGGGCCCCGGCGCCTTCGACCCGCCCGCCACCAGGGAAGGCCTGCGGCAGCTGACGGGCGAGGTGCTGGTGCTGGCCGGGGAGCTGGACGGGAACCCCCGTCCGGCGCTGGCGGCCCGGCTCGCCGCGTTGTTCCCCGCGGGATCGCTCGACGTCCAGGCCGGGGCCGGGCACTTCCCGTGGCTGGACGACGCCTGGTTCGCCGCCCGGGTGGAGCGCTTCCTCACCTCCGGCACCTGA